A region from the Nostoc sp. HK-01 genome encodes:
- a CDS encoding transposase, with translation MLNEIVTIYSVIDDLLKAISHKEDIRCEMSDAEIITTAIIAAMYFGGNHSQACSYMKDHKLMPRMLEKSRFNRRLHHVSMLMNDLFHQIGMALKEISENTEYLLDSFPVPICDHIRIFNAHLIQSPEYRGYIASKKRYFYGVRVQLLTTKTGIPVEFVFMPASATDIRELGALTLNLLPGTQVYADCAYLDYTVEDVLLETSQISMQVMRKSNSKRQDAPWTYYIKQSLRHYIETVFSGITSRFHKSIHAVTFEGFLLKLQAFIFAYTLQRAFVD, from the coding sequence ATGTTAAATGAAATAGTTACGATCTATTCTGTCATAGATGACTTATTAAAGGCGATCAGCCATAAAGAGGATATTCGTTGTGAAATGAGTGATGCAGAAATTATCACAACGGCAATCATTGCAGCTATGTACTTTGGAGGTAATCATAGTCAGGCTTGTAGCTACATGAAAGACCATAAATTGATGCCAAGAATGTTAGAAAAATCACGATTTAATCGGCGATTACATCATGTCTCAATGTTAATGAACGATTTATTTCATCAAATCGGAATGGCACTAAAAGAAATTAGTGAAAATACGGAATATCTTTTAGACTCGTTTCCTGTACCGATATGTGATCACATTCGCATCTTTAATGCCCATCTCATCCAATCACCAGAATATCGGGGTTATATCGCATCTAAGAAACGTTATTTTTATGGAGTCAGAGTACAGTTATTAACTACCAAAACAGGTATTCCTGTTGAATTTGTGTTTATGCCAGCCAGTGCGACAGATATCCGGGAATTAGGTGCTTTAACCTTGAATTTACTGCCTGGAACTCAAGTTTATGCTGATTGTGCCTATCTTGATTACACTGTGGAAGATGTCTTGCTTGAAACCAGTCAAATCTCGATGCAAGTCATGCGAAAAAGTAACTCTAAACGTCAAGATGCGCCGTGGACTTACTACATTAAACAGTCTCTTCGTCATTACATTGAAACCGTGTTTAGTGGCATTACCAGTCGTTTTCACAAATCTATTCATGCTGTGACATTTGAAGGGTTTTTACTGAAGTTACAAGCTTTTATTTTTGCCTACACTTTGCAACGAGCTTTTGTTGACTAA
- a CDS encoding CO2 hydration, with the protein MVQTPEKTVTTKLPPSRHEFAEVIHRLEAGGSMLPDTPENLMQIIGIYKAYAVPMDFYWRDLLYIAEQVFLEPFAFFKYFLPQEYLDLHNHYAGDTADLRIWRGEATAHPELLAFMEKGETLKMPKLLHHLSHDRINMEFAEACMRAMLWHRHMYAPVNQFDAYLDSEEYKANADRAIKAFFQGNPVMLGLYKLFPDMFLEQCRQMSYYSNLGLFWEVMAPVFFEMSDIYDEGGFKGVPDAMNFLVNGIFAIAGRPIYHHVYICGECYEIIPKSKGFTWLYEAALPYVEAVFYRTAPFRGTKSYNAQAGQVPDDQKDFHYGILYADVFPVGTAGIPPTLLMQDMLHFLPQYLVDYYKQHCRGEDDMLIQLGISFQRSMYNVTSAVIQALRTALLYPLDDPNPKHLQANREFFEQQLNRFTRADYNMRDAARLRNIQTPDYR; encoded by the coding sequence ATGGTACAGACTCCAGAAAAAACTGTTACTACTAAACTTCCACCTTCTCGTCATGAATTTGCTGAAGTAATTCATCGTTTAGAAGCAGGGGGTTCAATGCTGCCGGACACGCCAGAAAACTTAATGCAAATTATCGGTATTTATAAAGCTTATGCTGTACCGATGGATTTTTACTGGCGTGACTTATTATATATAGCTGAACAGGTATTTTTAGAGCCATTTGCCTTTTTTAAATACTTCTTACCGCAAGAGTATTTAGACCTGCATAATCATTATGCTGGCGATACTGCTGATTTAAGAATTTGGCGCGGTGAAGCCACTGCCCATCCTGAACTTTTGGCATTTATGGAAAAAGGTGAAACCTTGAAAATGCCAAAGTTATTGCATCACTTATCCCACGATCGCATAAATATGGAATTTGCTGAAGCTTGTATGCGGGCAATGCTTTGGCATCGGCATATGTATGCGCCAGTTAATCAATTTGACGCTTATCTCGACTCAGAAGAATACAAAGCCAACGCTGACAGGGCAATTAAAGCGTTCTTCCAAGGCAACCCTGTAATGCTGGGACTGTACAAACTGTTTCCCGATATGTTTTTGGAACAGTGCCGCCAGATGTCATACTACTCTAACCTCGGCTTGTTCTGGGAAGTCATGGCCCCAGTGTTCTTTGAAATGTCTGACATCTATGACGAAGGCGGGTTTAAGGGTGTACCTGACGCGATGAACTTTTTGGTCAATGGCATATTTGCGATCGCAGGTCGTCCAATTTACCATCATGTTTATATCTGTGGCGAATGCTACGAAATTATCCCCAAATCAAAAGGCTTCACTTGGCTGTATGAAGCAGCATTACCCTACGTAGAAGCTGTGTTCTACCGCACCGCCCCCTTTAGAGGCACAAAATCTTATAACGCCCAAGCAGGACAAGTCCCCGATGACCAAAAAGATTTCCACTACGGCATTCTCTACGCCGATGTCTTTCCTGTAGGAACTGCTGGTATTCCACCAACATTATTAATGCAAGATATGTTGCACTTCTTACCACAATATCTTGTTGATTACTATAAACAACATTGCCGTGGTGAAGATGATATGTTGATTCAGTTGGGTATTAGTTTCCAACGCTCAATGTATAATGTTACTTCTGCGGTCATTCAAGCCTTGAGAACTGCACTTTTATATCCCTTAGATGACCCTAATCCCAAACATTTGCAAGCAAATCGAGAGTTTTTTGAACAACAATTAAATCGCTTTACTCGCGCTGATTATAATATGCGTGATGCTGCCCGTCTGCGGAATATTCAAACCCCAGATTATCGTTAA
- a CDS encoding CDP-alcohol phosphatidyltransferase translates to MNLTLIPSGLVLFRFLIAPFLLWDAWDGDTSIWFLVGFTAAFLSDIFDGIIARRLGVSNAKLRQADSWADTCLFSCIFLSAWLGYRDILITYRLPLLMVIFAQVVWWIVNLIKYGKPASYHTYSAKFWGITLFIAIVALFAFNYAGITLWLTCIAGTIYSIEEIAMTLILPVWTHDVLSIFHALKIRQQLQTTNISTV, encoded by the coding sequence ATGAATCTCACCTTAATTCCCAGTGGTCTTGTACTATTTCGCTTTTTAATAGCACCCTTCCTCCTGTGGGATGCCTGGGATGGTGATACGAGTATTTGGTTTTTAGTAGGTTTTACTGCTGCTTTTCTTTCCGACATTTTTGATGGCATTATTGCCCGGCGGTTGGGTGTTAGCAATGCCAAATTGCGACAAGCTGATAGCTGGGCTGATACTTGCCTTTTTAGTTGTATCTTTTTGAGTGCTTGGCTGGGATATCGGGATATTCTAATTACTTATCGCCTACCTTTATTGATGGTGATTTTTGCTCAAGTCGTCTGGTGGATAGTTAATTTAATTAAGTATGGCAAACCTGCAAGCTATCACACCTATTCAGCCAAGTTTTGGGGAATCACATTATTTATTGCCATTGTGGCACTGTTTGCATTTAACTACGCTGGCATAACTTTATGGCTAACTTGTATCGCTGGAACTATTTACAGCATTGAAGAAATTGCAATGACGTTAATATTGCCAGTTTGGACGCATGATGTTTTGAGTATTTTTCATGCTTTAAAGATACGTCAGCAATTACAAACAACCAATATTTCTACTGTCTAA
- a CDS encoding NAD(P)H-quinone oxidoreductase subunit M produces the protein MLSVLIWTPIIAALIIGFWPSNAIPPNRVRLVALTISGLILLWNLFILFKFDLSTPGMQFQEYLPWNETLGLSYQLGVDGLSILMLVLNSLLTWIAIYSSNQNTERPRLFYSMILLVSGGVAGAFLAENLLLFFLFYELELIPFYLLISIWGGEKRAYAGIKFLIYTAVSGALILATFLGMVWLTGSTSFAIDAVSTQTLSAGLQLLLLSGIILGFGIKIPLVPFHTWLPDAYVEASAPIAILLGGVLAKLGTYGLLRFGMGMFPNAWSTVAPTLAIWGAISAIYGAVVAIAQKDIKRMVAYSSIGHMGYVLLASAASTSLALVGAVSQMFSHGIILAILFHLVGVVEAKAGTRELDKLNGLMSPIRGIPLISALLVLSGMASAGIPGLTGFIAEFIVFQGSFSVFPIPTILCVVASGLTAVYFVILLNRTCFGRLDNDLAYYPKVLWSEKVPALILASLIIFLGVQPTWLVRWSEPTTTAMVAAIIPAEKTVIPEVALK, from the coding sequence GCTTGGTAGCCCTTACCATATCTGGTTTAATCCTGTTGTGGAATCTATTCATCCTATTTAAATTTGACCTCAGCACTCCTGGGATGCAGTTTCAAGAATATTTACCTTGGAATGAAACCCTAGGTTTAAGCTACCAATTAGGAGTAGATGGGCTATCAATATTAATGCTGGTTTTAAATAGCCTCCTCACTTGGATTGCTATTTACAGCAGTAATCAAAACACTGAACGCCCCCGCTTATTTTACTCAATGATTTTGTTGGTTAGCGGTGGCGTTGCTGGGGCATTCCTCGCGGAAAACTTACTCCTGTTTTTCCTGTTCTACGAACTCGAATTAATCCCCTTCTATTTATTAATTTCGATTTGGGGCGGCGAAAAACGGGCTTATGCCGGAATTAAGTTTCTGATTTACACTGCTGTTTCCGGCGCATTAATTTTGGCAACCTTCTTGGGTATGGTGTGGCTGACAGGTTCCACTAGCTTTGCCATTGATGCGGTATCTACTCAAACCCTCTCTGCGGGACTGCAACTTCTCTTACTATCAGGAATCATCCTCGGTTTTGGTATAAAAATTCCCTTGGTTCCCTTCCATACATGGCTACCTGATGCTTACGTTGAAGCTTCCGCACCCATTGCAATTTTGTTAGGTGGTGTGTTAGCAAAACTGGGAACCTACGGTTTATTGCGGTTTGGGATGGGGATGTTCCCCAACGCTTGGAGTACTGTTGCCCCAACCTTGGCAATTTGGGGGGCAATTAGCGCAATATATGGGGCAGTAGTGGCGATCGCCCAAAAAGATATCAAGCGGATGGTAGCATACAGTTCTATCGGTCATATGGGCTATGTATTACTAGCCAGTGCCGCTAGTACCTCCCTGGCCTTAGTCGGTGCAGTTTCCCAAATGTTTAGCCACGGCATCATTCTTGCAATTCTCTTCCATTTAGTAGGAGTCGTGGAAGCCAAAGCTGGCACAAGAGAATTAGATAAACTCAACGGTTTAATGAGTCCAATTCGTGGCATACCTTTAATTAGTGCCTTACTCGTATTAAGTGGTATGGCTAGTGCTGGTATTCCCGGTTTAACAGGATTTATCGCTGAATTTATCGTCTTTCAAGGTAGCTTCTCAGTCTTCCCCATCCCGACAATATTGTGTGTCGTCGCCAGTGGCTTGACTGCGGTATATTTCGTTATCCTCCTTAACCGCACCTGTTTTGGCAGACTCGACAATGATTTAGCTTACTATCCCAAAGTATTGTGGTCTGAGAAAGTACCAGCACTAATTTTGGCGAGCTTAATCATCTTTTTGGGAGTCCAACCTACTTGGTTAGTGCGATGGAGTGAACCCACTACCACAGCAATGGTAGCGGCAATTATCCCAGCGGAGAAAACCGTAATTCCTGAAGTTGCGTTGAAATAG